In the genome of Stigmatopora nigra isolate UIUO_SnigA chromosome 7, RoL_Snig_1.1, whole genome shotgun sequence, the window atatatatatatatatatatatatatatatatatatatatatatatatatatatatatatatatatatatatatatatatatatatatacacatacatatatatacacatacatatatatataaatatacatttacatgcatacacataagatgtacatgtatatacgtatacagttagtcttaacattcagccatttgttttgctaaagagcctgacagctgatgggaggaaggatctgcggaagaaTGTTAGCCAGCtcaaaatttgaaatgattttttaaaatagccGTTTTGACAATGAGTGGGGTGCAACTGCGTTTTATCGTCAGCTGTGGCATATATATGGATTTTTAGTTCTTGTGATCGTGAAATTACGGCAGCCGCATGAACACATTCCCATTTGAAAGATAAATAAGGTAACCTCACCCACCTCCACCTGATTAGGACATGATTTTGGTTCCAATCAGGGATGCCTGTTCGCCCCAGTAACGACCCTCCAGGTCTAACTGTTATTGATGCATTCAAGTGAATGGCAAAGGGGATGCTTGCGGCATGTGTAAAGTTTCTGCGATGGATTTGCATTGTGGCCTGTACAGGTAGTGGTCACAGTCTTTGCCTGTTGAAAAGCCAAAGCACTCCAGTGATTTTGATGTCGGCCttgttgcaattttttttggagaacattCTGTTTTGTTCCAAGGCAGGCGAGGAATAAATGCAGCCGTGCAAGGTGGTTCCAGGTGGTCGAGAgagatttgggattttttgctctctctctctctacttcATGACGTACAACTACTCCTAATcttgacttttttggggggttggcgAGGAAGTGACTTAAAGCAGTGTTGAGCAGGTGCGCACTGACAGAAACGAGACTTGacgtgtttgttttttgccagGCCTACCAGCGGCGAGCCAAATGGAAACGGTGGCGACATTGCGTCTAAGGAGCTTATCTTGGCTTTTAATCGACTGCTGATAAAGCACTGGTTACCCTCTTACTTGCCAAGAATACTTCTTCTAATggtaagtaatttattcattcTAATGTCTTGTCTTGATGCATGAATATCAATTCTTCTGATAATCCAAAGTATTTTCCGTCTTCACGATACAAAATTGTGTTTGGTTTCAATGGCACCAGTCTTAAAAGTGGGCTCGTCGTTAATTCTTtatgaaattgtcattttaaagatAGTTATTTATCAATGCCATCATTCAGTAATGTTGGAAATGTAAGGATGTGAGGCAATTTACATGGTGCTGACTTGGCATTGGATTTTTGTGAGTCGGCTTGACTGTTGGCTGTTACATAACACTTGTGCGTGTGCATTTGCGCGCAAGTGATGTTGCCATGGCAAATGTTTATAAATTGTACATTATGAAATAATGTTCAAAGGGTCCAGTGAGGTTTGATTTTGTGAATCAGTAGAAGGTTAGTGAAGTTCTATCGCCTTACACGGCAAATGTGGTATGAATTTTCAgtcaaactgtcattttttggagCGAGAGCTAGAGATGTGttggaaaaataatgtattaaatGTAGTATATTTGTTCAACGAATTGAATATTTGGCAGGGATCAATTAATGCACTTCAGTAGATTAACTCACCTCCACTTTAGCCTCCTGCTTTTTTGCACTCGAGTCCACACACCACTCAAAAATCCTGTCACTgaagtactactactgcttaAAGTACCACTCTACACAGTTATGCATACATTATAATTTATgcatattaatattaaaatcaTATGAAGTTTATACtacacatttatttaattagGCTAAACATACATTGTGCTTGAGTTTAACACTTCTTATATAACATAAGCAATGTTTGTGTTTATGCATGCGTGTGTATGCAACTGTATAttctattaaataaataaattgccccataacccaaacctaaaatCGTCATTAAGTCCCACACCCATCAACctctcaccactttctcacaaacaccccccccccctccacccaaaaacacatacgcacacacacacacacacacacacacacacacacacacacacacacacacacacacacacacacacacataaaataaGTGCGTCAAGACTGGACCATTACAAGCATGGATGCTTCCCACACCCATTACCCTATGTCTTGCTGGAgcgtccacattttttttctccacacatGGCAATCATTCCCTAACTTTCCTTCAAATACTGGAATTTCTAGTTTCTCTTTCGAATAAtgtcaagaaaataaatattcaacgtGTTTAAAAATCGCTTTTCAAAACCATAATAAAAtgccaataaaaagaaaaaaaggatctTTGTGTTCCTTTCTATTGTGAACAGAACCGATTATCTGTCATATCAACATTATGTGTCAAATAAGTTAAACCATTAACTTgataaattgaagaaaatttGGCATTGTGATCCTGGTGAAAGGATTCCAGAAGTGGGGGTGTCAAGTccttttagttctttttttcttcttctccaaaTGCCATATCTTGAATTTTAGAACATTATACTGCCAACGTGTTCTCGTGTCTTTTTCGGCATCATACAAGAAGTTATTGACTAGTGTTGTActgatgcgtttttttttttttggctcccgATATAGATTCCGACAATCGTtagttttttgggagaaaaaaaatacagttttttttcctttcaatacTAAACAATTGCATTCTCACTTGATTGTAAATGAATTGCTACCATGGCTTGGTCAGACTTAACTCattctctgccattgacagtactAGTTGAAGGGTTCAACCCTCCCACTTTtactactagtgataaactaattaaattgaattgaattttatgatgagatttaaagcttgtgTGTTGAATGGGCGCTTttattatattcaatatttaaaGTGCTCTGAGATTATTActatatctataaatcattTCCACACATTATAGTACCATATCATGAACTCGTTGGcattgatgatgatagatgtccaattatttcaaattgttttgatACCCACACTGCAGCCGTACCTTTACAGTGTGATCTTCCATTTACTctcaaaatatttctttaattatagtccttattgattttaaaacacaGTGATTGGGTTTTCAAGATGTGTTTAAATGGCTCAATaaatttgttaaaaagaaaGACTACTATTTGGTCAAATCCAtcccagtagtagtagttttttttatatataattataattaaaataacacaatttcatttttttttttataaatttgtaGTAGTattcttaaaacatttttctccactatcaaatatttaagaaattcacattttatataCTTAAATGCTTTGACCAACCCTTTTTTAtaataatgccatttttttctcgcCATTGTCAAAACAAAATCAGCATAATGAACATTTGTTAATTTTCCTTAATTTTCCTCCACTCCAAATataatttgtcctttttttttatacatgtcTCATTCTGACATTTAACTGGTTGGGGATATGTTTACCAATAGAAGGTACTAGTGAGCAGCTGTTGGCCAAACatggaataaaaacattaaaaaaaaacaactccaaatCCCTTTATCAAAGCAAGTAATAGAAGGAGGGGCCAATTTTTTTCTACAGTTGAAATTATTACGGCAAGTCAAGCATAAACTAGCCACCCGTGAGGATTTGATTATGTCCTTGGCAGGTCAAAATAGTAAATCATCAAGATATGGGTCAGTGCCTAATGAAAGGCATTTATCTCtgattattttctccatttaaaacaagagaaaatcagtcgccatctaaaaaaataaaaaagagaaaaagattcAGACAGACATGCAAATACTATGACTCTCTTCAACATTTGATTAGTCTAAGACATACAATTTAACTACTTTTTATATGTTAAACTGGAATcattcatttaactcattgtctgctaTTGAAGGTAATAAAAATCTAATCCTAAACCATCCCAATTCAAACATATAAAACGTTTAAAACCATCAATAACAGCCAAATAAATTACTGCCATTTGTATCTTTAATTTGTTAATGCTCTATTAATTATGTTGACATTTAGAAAGTTATTTTTACCCcccataaaaacatttttttcaaagaattcAAATCTGCCGTTTGACAAAACATGACTGGAACAAGGAAAGCAATAGATTGGAACATTTTACATGTGTTGGAAGTATTTTATAGTCCGAACCTTGAACTCTAATATATGGAAATCTcaaattcaaaaatgacatttagattagattagaactttattatTCAAgaatccaccttttttttttttttaacatgtaatGTTTTTGATCACTTTAAAACTATCAATTATCGCGTTGAATTGATCAAATATTGTGCtttgcttttattattttttttgggtagcAAAGCATTTTAAGCCCTGCCAAGAATGTGCTCTTTCTTGTCCTAATCCCGGTGAAGCCCTGAGTTGTGTGAGAGTGAGCTGGGCTGCTCCAGCCTTTAAAAAGGAGTAGTAAATTTCTAAATATAGTCAGACGTGACTCAATACCTCATCGTGACGTTTCAGCAACACATGCAAGGGCTTTTTCCGCTAGTTTTTTTCCGTTCCCATGGCAACTATAGATGACATCCAAGTAGCAAGTCTCAAATTGACGTATCCCCAACATCTGAATGTACTTTGCTCCActgcaaaaataatattacaacATGGTCTAAACTACATGACATGTTTGTATCTATGAGGGGAAAACTTGgttccttgtgtgtgtgtgtgtgtgtgtgtgtgtgtgtgtgtgtgtgtgtgtgtgtgtgtgtgtgtgtgtgtgtgtgtgtgtgtgtgtgtgtgtgtgtgtgtgtgtgtgtgtgtgtgtgtgtgtgtgtgtgtgtgtgtgtgtgtgtgtgtgtgtgtgtgtgtgtgtgtgtgtgtgtgtgattctaTGCTTGAAACTGCTATGCATCAATCATGAATGTCAATATTGTACTCTATACGTCATATAGTCTCATTTTTGCAATCTTTGCTTGTCTTGCTTGGCAACTAACTTAATTGTTACTGTGTTGCTATGTTATGTGCTATCTTTTCATCGTGTGCGGTTTGATGGAAATCATTGTGTTTTATCGCCACATGCCTTTTATGGCAGTATTGTTGGAGGAAATCATAAACAAGATTACAAAATGAACTGTCCAATTCCCTTTTACGATTTTCTTCTAAATACAAGAAATATGttaagtgctgaaaatgttaatTCAGCATTAATTGTGGAATGGCCTATGAAACCACTGCATATTGATCATTTCTAAAAGGATCAAATATTGGATTTTTACGCTGTAGACTTAGAGAAAATTTCAGAAAAAGACCCCATTTGCTCCTCCATTCTGGCTCGGAGGGTTCAAACATGCGCAATTGTGTTGACAGGGGAAACATACTTACCACCGTAATAGGATAAGCGCTTACAAATGCCAGTAGTATCATCGACATCTGGGACGGATATGCTTACAGTGTTTCAGAACTTgcccttttttaaaaaccttagcacaaaaatcccctttttttatccattcaaaGTTGCCGGACATGTTAAAAATTCTCTTTCCCTTTACCAAATCGATTTATTCATtacatttcataaatattgCCTTTAAAGGGCTCATCGGGTTCATGCTTCTTAGTTTGAACCTTGACTTCCATTCTCTAGTATTCAGTTGGAATCACTCTTTCCTTATATCTTTGTTTCACTTACTCTTGCTTCCTCAAAATACTTATGGACTGTGATAACTCAGAAATATGAGTCTGCAACTAATATGTGTTGCGATTGGCTAGCGGCCATTCCAGGGTGGACTCCAACTTTTTGGCCTACTGGCAAACAGCTTAGAAAATAGATGGGTGGACTTGTTTGTCAAAATTCAACAGGTGAATCTGAAATGATATTTTCCTATAATAATTCCATCATTGCAGTACACACAAgcaaagcatattttttttaatatctcacCACTTTCAAACCAATATCTAGATCTGTTTTGTGTCTAAGCCATTGTTACATAATGGACCATAGCATATTTGCAGATATTTTATGATTAGGGTATTCATGTGTGGGGCAAATagatgcacttattgcgggtggtcccggtccccattaaccgcgataaccgagggaacactgtagttatATTGCTGTTTAAAACCTGATTTCTGCTTGATGTTTGAAACCTTATTTTACCACTTTTTAATAGCCCTTAGTCAAATATTTGCTCTTTCCCACGCTTTCACTTTTACATTGCAGCTGGCAGCTTGTTAGCCTGAAATGCTTGAAACCGCCCTAGCCTCCCTTACCTGTTAAGGAGACAGCTATCAGGTCcagacagtgtttttttcttcctttttctggCTATTATCAAGTCTTAGTATGAAAAAGTTACGATCAGAGTGACCAAAATTGACTCTTATCTGTACATCACAATATTTCGAGAGGAAATGTgaacaaaaattacaaaaaaagaacagattAGAGTACCGTATGATTAAATAAATTGCGTTATACTTTTTGCACATAATAGGAATTGTAAACTTGTGCAAGACCCCATTCGTTGATTTAATATGACTAAGCAAATTTTGGGTGGAGGCAAATGAACGggaagcagatttttttttttcctcttgcatTGTTGATTTAATTTTTCATCTGCTGGATTACAAGAAACTTGAATATGATGATTTAATCACTATGGAACAAGACATTACAAATCAGATACAGCTgtataagtaaaataaataaataaataaaaacacatacgcacacacaaagATCTTGTTTCTTTTAGGAATTTGAAGAAATTGAGTCACAAGCAAGGTCAAAAATTCACATCTTTAAGCTTTTATCATCCACAGCGGCGTATAGCTTAGTCAGTAGCAAATGTGTGACAAGTAGGCGGGACAAAGGGATAACAATACAAAACATGATACTAAAAATACTGTAttgctgacatttaaaaaatgtgtaccAATAGCTGTATTTCACCTACTTTAAGGACATTACGGCATTTAATGACACACCGGAATAAAGAAATAATGTCTGTTTCTGCTGTATTAAAATCTCGATATCATTTTCGAAAACTTCTCCTGGAATAGATTGGGTTAAAATTGGATccactttattttgttttttattctgtGCTGTTACTTAATTGGTTAGCACGCCGGCTTCGcagctctggtgtcctgggttcaaatccaggtcggtccatctgtgtggagtttgcatgttctccccgggcctgcgtgggttttctctgggtactcttgtttcctcccacatttcaaaggcacgcatggtaggctgattggacactctaaattgccccgaagtATGGataagtgtgcatggttgtctgtctcctcgtgccttgcgattggctggccacctatacTGTTATTCTTGTGTTGATGCCTAGTGAGTAACCACAGTACTATGGAAAAGCTGATCTCCATTTCTCATCACAGAAGCAATTAACCCCCGACTAACCCGTTGCAGAAGGTCCAGACTCGTAGTCGTAATACGTACTGATTCCCGGCTCAGTCATGCGGCCGACCAAAATGCATCCTCCTTTTTGACGTCAGAAAGGGAGGAAATCCCAGACAGGGTGGGGGAAGTCAACTTAATTGAAAGCAGGCACGAAGGGACGCAATACCGAGATTTTTCGCCAGATCTCCCATTGAACATCCTGCATAGTGCGTGAGTCACGCCATTCCAAGCCCGAAGGAAATGTATTAAGTTTTACTCATACGACTGaaccttgtttttttgccaaactACAAATGTTCTGACACCCTCCAGAGACTTTGACTCAGCAATGGTCCAAGTGAAAACGTGAAGACTTTCACGACGGATGTGGTCTGGCCAGCCGGCTCTGACCTCATCTATTGTCACCGTCAATTTCCCGCATTTCTGCATGCCAGATTTTAGCACTTTCATCCCCTTTACTGAATTAGGATGCCCGATTCTTACCTTCGTGTTTAGCAGGTGCTCAACTCTGAGGATTGTCATTCCGGTCTCTTCTCAGACTGGCTGGTGTGGTCTTTGCATGTCCTCTACTTGTGCATGTAATCTGGcttccaaaaaatgtatatacagtgttccctcgctacttcgcgcttcagctatcgcggactcagagctttgcggatttttttcaggaaaactgTCATCATATTGcccaaaaatgtccttttttcaaACCACCAAACATTGCTCACATTGCCTGTCACAGCCTAATCTAACCTATCATTCCTCTTACTATCATATTGGTTACCAAGACTGTCCTCATCTCACTGGCAATACCCTTGTTATTGTCAATCATTTTGCACTAGCAATATTACTaacaatatactgtattttcaattctatttttgtattacaattttgttcattttattttattttatttatcccCCTTTAACCCTCTTTTCTCCAGAGAATGACCCTTACCACCGTAAAGTAATGCTTGGGAAAAGTTTTCAAAAGGGCAACTGGCCAAATAATGAGGCAATATTTGATGCTATCTGTAAGCTAAGAAAATGTGATTTAGGGTTTATTATTGCAAGTTGACTCATATGCACCGAAACATATGCGTAATATATCATTAGAGCCGCCCTGATAAGACAACAACTTTGTCACATGAGGCCTGAGccaaaaagtttcattttttgaaattacCGTCAGATGAGATTTgcttggagaagaaaaaaaaaaacacagagctCCAAATAATTTCATAAATGTTAAAGTTCTGCTGCCGATTTGAAcgtataccaaaaaaaaagccacattccATAAGATTGGTCTGACACTCGTGAATTCTTTAACAAATCCACACCTACATTCAGAATGTATATGGTAAATCCATCCCCTTTAAAGCATACACATAAAGATAAATGAGTAACAAGAGGACACTTGAGAAGTTGAGTGTGGAACAAAACTTCCACATATAcatattgttattgttaaaaatgcaaatgttttacCAATTGGGAACCCCTTTTTGTAAGCAACATATTTGCCTTACTATTGATACTAGATATTATTAGATTATGATAGTCAATGGACCATTTATAAGATCTTATAAAGCATTTTCAAACTGAATGGGCTCAAGTTTTTATTGTCAACACTCAATTTTTCaacttatattttaaattttgtttttttctgcttttttttttggctctttgGAAATTAACTTCGAGCAATCGTAACATACCATTCATTACAAATAAGGTTCCAACCATTCGACCTATAGTCCAAAGTATACTATATTTGTGGCCATTGTTGATATGGAGTAGGCCAATTTGTGTCACAGCAAACCTTCCTTGGAAGCAATACATTTCTCCAAAATGATGTTTACTGCTTCTGACACACTCCTTATCTTAATTGTTGTAATAAACTGATGGCTCATTCCACCAAATTGGTGTTATTAGCTCTTATCTGCGCTTTATCCCTAACGACATAAAAAAAGGGGCTAGCCCTGAATTTCATTCGCTAAGACTAGACTAGAAGCTACGACTAAATAAATTGTCTCATACATCTAACAGTTTTAGGACCCTTAAAACCCAACACGCAGATGGGCCCGGCTTCTATTACTGCAATTCGTGCTTCATGTTCGActccttcaaaaaaaacgatttaTCCAGGCATGATTGGCAAGTTTGAGGGTAGCCTTTTACAACCTTTCAATCTACTTTTTTTGCAACCACCAATCGTTCATTTTTCATTGGTTTGTCATGTTTACCATTGTGATTGCGCGAAATTTGTTTCCTATCAATTTGATTGGAAGGGTGATCCCCTGTTAACCCTTTCACTGCCTTTGAGATAATGATAGTTGTATAATTATCTTGCGACTTTCGTCCTTCTGCTGGGGTTTAAATTGAGTTTCACTGGTAGACCTGACTGTGGAAAGCAATGAATGAGTTGATATTTAAGATATTTGCACGTCTCCATCACAGAGAATGTGTCATTTAAGGTAGCAAATTTGAAACTCACTGTCTATTTTCGTCAATAGCAggcaatttgtttaaaaatcttACTTTAATCACCTTTTACTTTGTCGAATGTTCTCTGATATTTTCTCTGTTCTTactcttaaagaaaaaaaataaacatttcttatttactttcaaatctaaacaaaaagcagtgtatttattctttcatttattcaatGGCTGTTTATTTCCTTTACCTGTAAATCTATTTGCTGCTGTCTAAttacatttgagtttttttgctagattattttttgtatattgaaTCAAGTCTAACTAGTGTGTtgttaaaacaaatacaaagaaaGTAATTCAagttagaaaaatatttatttgttcacaTTGTTTCCTCACATCAAGCCATTCAAAGTCCTTTGTTgttccacttaaaaaaaaataaaggggacGAGGGGGTGTACAGTGCTCATACATTCATACTTTACACATATGGCTGGACATAGATACTGCTACATTGTTTTAGTAGATGACATTTGAAAAACGTGTCTCATGATGGCAAATATCTATGAGGTCAAGTCTTAATGTCGGCAGGCAAATGGTTTTATTTCACATGGGTATACACGGTGCCCGTCTGATACATGCTTCCAGGACCAACCGGCAAAAAATAGTGTTTGTCCCTCAGAGTGTGGGAGTGGTCTCTTATCAAGAACTCAATGTTTTGGCTCAGAAGTTTCCGTGAAGGTCTCCGGGAGCCAAGTGGACTCCCTTATTCTCACATCACAAATCCCAGCAGTTTGACATAGGGGATTCCAAAGCAAGGGTCATTTTAAACTCGCatgcaaacatacatacatagttgAGTATCTTCAAGTGTACAACCCTGTAGAAAAGTGTCCTCAGAACTCCAGTGCAACAACAAAAGTGGTGAGAATTGGTTTTGTCTTGATCGTACAGCTATTCGCTCATACAGTATATGTACAAAGACGTATCATATAAATATCCCCACGGTACCCGACCATCCCCTATGTACAGCATTTACATATTCTTTAGATACAAGGAACGTGTCTCTTATTTAAGTGCATTGGCTCAAAAGCCACCAGTAAACATTCACTTCAATGTGCAACAGCAATGTGTGTTCTGCTAATTTCACCAATGAATACTTCATTTGTTGTGTTATTTGGTTTAGCAGCTGCACAAAAGCCCTTTATTATCCtgagataaataaaataagtataTAAATTAAAcacatccatttaaaaaaagaagacacaATAAATTAAGTCGGCCTCGAAGTAACTTGCGGATCTACACATTCACCTTGTAACTTTTCCTGCGTACCCGACACAACTTGCGGAACCACGCCCAGTATAAAACCATCATGATTAGCCAGTAGAAAACGTAAACCACGGAGCCAAAGATGAGGAATTCCGTTTCTGCTTGCTTGGCTGGGGAAAACCAGTCCTCGTTGTACTCTCTGTAGATTGTATAAAACAGTCCTGATATTAAAATGGCCGCCCATACAGACAGGGGCAGCAGGGGCATGTAGTTCCCCACGATTTTACGCCGGCCCGAGGTCCCCCAGCTGCTTATGTTCATGGTAATGATGGCAAAGTACTTAGCCGGCAGTAGGCTGGTCATGTACAGAGCCGAGTAGAGGGACATGAACACCATCACCGCGTTCTTGCGTAGAATGCAAGCGTAGGTCGCTTTGATCAGCCCGATCAACTGAATACagcacagaacccaaaggatgTCCCACAGGCTCCCCGTCCAGAACAGTTGGATAATGGTAGCCGTGACGAAGAATGGGAACACCCCCGAGACGATGGACTCGTAGGTCATCCACAAGTTGTGCTTGTGCCACCACATGGCGTTGAAGAGCCACTCGCGGAAGTAGGACTTAGTCCAGCGGGTCTGCTGGTTGAGCCAACGCAGGAATTGAGCTGGTGTCTCCGTGTAACATTTGGAGCGAGACGTGTATCTGGAGAAAGATGACAAATAACTGCTTACTAATGGTCACACATGATGCATGGATCAACCAGACAGTTCATCTAGTTAGAGGAAGAGTATAAATGGCAAGCCTTTCCCAACCATCTTTTAAGTGCAGTACTATAGCCGTGCAAAGGACATTCTCTCCGTTACTTGTAGGATTTTATTCCAGCCATAAAGTTTTCCACTGAATACAGATTACAGTTCATTATCAGTACGCCAGATTGTTGTATTTGGCTGTTACATGGTCGACATCAGTGCTTACTAAGACCAATTTTGCTCTTGATATTCAGCAATTACTACTCTAGTAATGTTACTTACTTTGTGGCATATCCCATGCTCAGCATACGGTTGGTAAGATGTCTATCATCTCCAAAGGTGCAGTGAGTACCCAAAAACTTCTGATTATACCACGATTCCAGAAAGGCCTGAAGTAGGTCATTCCTGTAAAGCCCTAATCCAGAAGAGGGACCATTATAGATTGACTTCTCTTGATTCGTGAAGTATGGCTCAAGAAATAAGAAACATACCCAAGGGTCCGCTTATGCACGAGACACAGTTGAAGAAGGATTGGCATGCACGCTCTATGTTGAAAGCCATCCAGTAGCGAAGACTGCTCATGAAGCTGATGTACGATTCCTTCATGTTTAAGATCATGACGTCCCCGCCGACTGCGCCGTACTTGGTGTTGCTCTCCAGAACCTTGCACAGCTCCACTGTTGCTTCAGAGTCCAGCTTGGTGTCCGAGTCGCACACCTGAATGAGCAAGTAGCTTGTGTTTATTTGCCGTGTCTGCGTGTTTGTGTCCATGTATTATTTGCCATAACCAAATGGATAGCAGATGAATACATGTTTGAGAAAAGTACTTTGAGAAATGGACCCACCTGGATGTAGTCAACGGAAGATCCAAGGGCTTTAAAGGCGGTGTACATCACCTCCCTCTTGCCCCCCCACTTCTGCATAATGCATACACATTTCCTAGTCTGGATGAGGTGCTCCACTTCCTTGCGTTGAGGGTCCTCTCCAAAGACAGTCTTGTTCCCAGTCTCCTCGTCCAGTTTCAGCTCAGTGGG includes:
- the has1 gene encoding hyaluronan synthase 1 produces the protein MRRQPAQRQVKLTAHTAPMELKPLLKKLGSLLRAIFTFLFALMVLGLMVWAYVAGFQLATSPFGIISFGFYGLLLSLHVMVQSLFAFIEQRRMKARKKPCTFTKTIGFTISAFQEDPIYLKECLDSVRKLQYPSELLRVIMVIDGNNDDDRYMMEMFKEVFADRDPACFIWENNYHTWDPTELKLDEETGNKTVFGEDPQRKEVEHLIQTRKCVCIMQKWGGKREVMYTAFKALGSSVDYIQVCDSDTKLDSEATVELCKVLESNTKYGAVGGDVMILNMKESYISFMSSLRYWMAFNIERACQSFFNCVSCISGPLGLYRNDLLQAFLESWYNQKFLGTHCTFGDDRHLTNRMLSMGYATKYTSRSKCYTETPAQFLRWLNQQTRWTKSYFREWLFNAMWWHKHNLWMTYESIVSGVFPFFVTATIIQLFWTGSLWDILWVLCCIQLIGLIKATYACILRKNAVMVFMSLYSALYMTSLLPAKYFAIITMNISSWGTSGRRKIVGNYMPLLPLSVWAAILISGLFYTIYREYNEDWFSPAKQAETEFLIFGSVVYVFYWLIMMVLYWAWFRKLCRVRRKSYKVNV